Part of the Candidatus Macondimonas diazotrophica genome is shown below.
GGCCCAGCTTCATGTCCGTCTCAGGCAGCCCGCCGTAGCTGAGGTAGGCTTGATTCAGCTCGGTATCCGCCGGATCGGCCACGACCGGGTATTGGGTTTTGCCGTTATCGGTGCTGTTGTAGTCCTCTCCGGCAAAGGCATCGACATGCTCCATCTGCACATAAGCGCCAAACCCATGAAAATCGCCGGTCTTGTAGCCCAGGCGCAAACGGCCGGTATAGGCTTCCGCATCCTTTGCCGCGCCATCCTGATCCACCCATTCCCCGCGCAGTCGATAGTCGAAATCCACTTTGCCGCCGGTTATCGCCGCAGTCAGCGGATCAGGGTCGGTGGCGCCCCAAGCGACTCCTGAACAAACCGACAGCGCAGTGGTTACCACCCATCCGGCTTTCACACCCGCGTTCTTCTTCAGCATGCCTCGTCTTCCTGTGTCCTGAGTAGCAGCCTCGAACGCAATGCGCGAACGGAGGCCAAAAAAAAACGACGCCATCCCCGCCCATCGGCGAAGCGTGACGTCGTTGCCATGACTCCGGGCAAGCCGTCGTTGGCTCACCCTCGGCACAGGCCAATGCAATAAAACTGCCATATTAGACCGAAGACGGCGAAATCCTTACCCGGGACTGTCTTGCCATCCGCACCGGCCAATTCGGGTCATCCCGCAGGCGCACCAAAAAAACGCAGCTGTCCACGTCGCGGCACCGATTCGGTGCCGCTCAACAGCAATCCACTCAGCCTAACAACTCCGCCATTTCGACGACGGTACGCGCCACCTCCGCCAGACGTTGATTGCGATCCATCGCCAGCTTGCGCAGGGCCTGATAGGCGGCCTCTTCATCCATACCCCGTTTCTTCATCAAGATGCCCTTGGCTCGATCCACGACCTTGCGCTCAGCCAGACTGTTGCGCGTCTTTTCCAGCTCCTCCCGCAAGGCCTGGAATTCCTTGAAGCGAGCCACGGCCACTTCCAGAATGGGTTTGACCCGGCGCGGGTTGATGTCGTCAACCACATAGGCACTGACGCCGGCCTTTACGGCCTGACGGATCGTTTCGGTATTGCCCGACTCGGCATACATCACCACCGGGCGGGGAAAGTCGCGACTGATGTGGCGTACGGACTCCAGGGTGTCGCGATCGGGGACATCCATGTCCACAAGCACCACCTCAGCGCCACTGCGCTGCAGTTCAGCCAGTAGGTTCACCCCGCGCAAGGGGCAGCTGAATACGGTATAACCGGCATCGGTCAATGCTTGGCGTAAGATGGCGCCTCGACCAGGATCATCATCCACCAGCATGACTTTCAACATGATTGAACCCCGGCCCCGGCCACTCTCAGAAAGATTTCACTGAACTGGCCTCAAGCAAAAAAAGAGCCACCTCACCGAGCCGGCCAGTGATTGCGAAGCGGAGAACCTCATGGACATTGTTGCCCTGATCATCTTCATCCTTTTCGTGCTGACTGGAAGTGCTGGTGTGATCCTGCCCTTTCTCCCGGGTGTTCCCGTGGCTGCAGTGGGCGTGCTGTTCGCCGCATGGCTGGGGAATTTCACGGTGCTGGGGCAGCGGGAAGTCATCGTGGCAGCCCTCATCGCTGGACTGTCCCTGATCCTCGATTACCTGACTACCGTACTGGGCGCGCGCTTTTATGGCGCCAGCACACGCGGCATCTGGGGCGCCCTGATCGGTGCCATCGTCGGTGCAGTCTTTTTTCCACCCTTCGGCTTCCTGTTGGGCGCCATCGTCGGCGCCATCGGTGCCGAACTGGTCAGCGGCCGGCCGTGGGAGGAAGCGACCCGGGCGGGCCTGGGCACGCTCATCGGCAGCCTGGGCGGCATCGTGATCAAAGGGCTGCTGATCGTGGCCATCGTCTTGATGTGTCTGCCGCCGCTGATTGCGGCGCTGTGACCGCCCCTCATTCCGGAAAATCGAGGCGCCGGACCGGTTGGCTGCCCATGCGGCGCAGCCGTGCCCGCAGCCGTGCCCGATGCGGCGGAACACCTATCCCCGGCGCGATCTCGCACAAGGGCCGCAGCACGAACGCGCGCTGCAATAGCCGGGGATGGGGCACCTGCAACCGGACAGTTC
Proteins encoded:
- a CDS encoding DUF456 domain-containing protein, which codes for MDIVALIIFILFVLTGSAGVILPFLPGVPVAAVGVLFAAWLGNFTVLGQREVIVAALIAGLSLILDYLTTVLGARFYGASTRGIWGALIGAIVGAVFFPPFGFLLGAIVGAIGAELVSGRPWEEATRAGLGTLIGSLGGIVIKGLLIVAIVLMCLPPLIAAL
- a CDS encoding ANTAR domain-containing response regulator, with the translated sequence MLKVMLVDDDPGRGAILRQALTDAGYTVFSCPLRGVNLLAELQRSGAEVVLVDMDVPDRDTLESVRHISRDFPRPVVMYAESGNTETIRQAVKAGVSAYVVDDINPRRVKPILEVAVARFKEFQALREELEKTRNSLAERKVVDRAKGILMKKRGMDEEAAYQALRKLAMDRNQRLAEVARTVVEMAELLG